A genomic segment from Pseudoxanthomonas sp. CF385 encodes:
- a CDS encoding TonB-dependent receptor, whose protein sequence is MSLSSCATLRASRLAVAVAAALSLPLAARAADSVTLPDGSRATQLDTVEVEGHAADLDQAAGTGTRLALSVMETPASVTVIDRGTLDRRGVRTTQDALSGIPGLTVASPPGNGNAVTYRGFSGSQITQLFNGIDVQYASIAARPVDAWQYERVEAIGGPSSFLYGAGAVGGTINYVTRLARLDRDEAAVQASWAAFRDATLAMGANLRIGGDDARQAIRLDVSTRDAETGIDQQRREATTLAASWLVQLAPTLRHTLAVEVQEEEDHRPYWGTPVRQPASGRLSVLPATVGRNYNVADGYYGQDVRWARSLLEWTPGERDTVRNTVYHYDALRDYRNVESYRLTPDNDGVIRSGALLQRHDQQLYGNRLEWTHEGALFGLPTQWATGLDVSYNRQTRFPLSLPATVDTVALDAVTPGHFLDVPGASLVHTPDRTNRLHTQAVYLENLTHLTPAVSLLTGLRRDRIVLDVVNHRAATSTNPARFERTYTPTTGRVALNWAFTSQASVYAQYSTAADPPAGILSTANFATLRDFDLTTGRQGEIGAKLQSQDGRSFATLAAYRIVRRDLAITDPANPGQTLPVGQQSARGVEASFGWRPSDALTVEGNLAWVDAALDDFYENVGGLSVSRAGNRPTNTPSRVGNLWVDYAFDPRWRAGVDLRGVSSRHANAANTLSTAGYATWGAHVGFAWNDSTELIVRGRNLGDRTYVAYTLGGTMVYLGDPRSWEIILRKRF, encoded by the coding sequence ATGTCCCTGTCCTCTTGCGCGACGCTGCGAGCGTCGCGCCTCGCCGTGGCCGTCGCCGCGGCGTTGTCCCTTCCCCTTGCTGCCCGTGCGGCCGACAGCGTCACGCTGCCGGATGGGTCGCGCGCCACCCAACTCGATACCGTCGAAGTCGAAGGCCACGCCGCCGATCTCGACCAGGCCGCCGGTACCGGGACCCGGCTGGCGCTGAGCGTCATGGAGACCCCGGCCTCGGTGACCGTCATCGATCGCGGTACGCTGGATCGGCGCGGCGTGCGCACCACCCAAGATGCCTTGTCAGGCATCCCCGGCCTGACGGTCGCGTCACCGCCCGGCAACGGCAACGCAGTGACCTACCGTGGCTTCTCCGGCAGCCAGATCACCCAGCTGTTCAACGGCATCGATGTGCAGTACGCGAGCATCGCCGCGCGACCGGTGGACGCGTGGCAGTACGAACGGGTGGAGGCCATCGGTGGACCGTCCAGCTTCCTGTACGGCGCGGGTGCAGTGGGTGGCACGATCAACTACGTGACCCGGCTGGCGCGCCTGGACCGCGACGAAGCGGCCGTGCAAGCCTCGTGGGCTGCGTTCCGCGACGCCACGCTGGCGATGGGCGCCAACCTGCGCATCGGTGGCGATGACGCGCGCCAGGCGATCCGGTTGGATGTCAGCACTCGCGACGCGGAGACTGGCATCGACCAGCAGCGGCGCGAGGCCACGACGCTGGCGGCCTCCTGGTTGGTGCAACTGGCACCCACGCTCCGCCACACGCTGGCCGTGGAAGTTCAGGAGGAAGAAGACCATCGTCCGTACTGGGGCACGCCGGTGCGCCAGCCCGCGTCCGGACGCCTGTCGGTACTGCCGGCGACGGTGGGTCGCAACTACAACGTCGCCGATGGCTATTACGGACAGGACGTGCGATGGGCGCGCTCGTTGCTGGAATGGACGCCGGGCGAGCGCGATACGGTGCGCAACACGGTGTACCACTACGACGCGTTGCGCGACTACCGCAATGTCGAGAGCTACCGTCTGACGCCCGACAACGACGGCGTGATCCGTTCCGGCGCGTTGCTGCAGCGGCACGATCAGCAGCTCTACGGCAACCGGCTGGAATGGACGCACGAAGGCGCGCTGTTCGGCCTGCCCACGCAATGGGCCACCGGTCTGGACGTCAGTTACAACCGGCAAACGCGTTTTCCGCTGTCGTTGCCGGCGACCGTGGACACGGTGGCACTGGACGCGGTGACGCCGGGGCACTTCCTCGATGTGCCGGGCGCGTCCCTCGTCCACACCCCGGACCGCACGAACCGGCTGCATACGCAGGCGGTCTATCTCGAAAACCTCACGCACCTGACGCCGGCGGTGTCGCTGCTGACCGGCCTGCGTCGCGACCGCATCGTGCTGGACGTGGTGAACCATCGTGCGGCGACCAGCACCAATCCGGCCCGCTTCGAGCGGACGTACACGCCCACCACCGGCCGTGTCGCGTTGAACTGGGCGTTCACGTCACAGGCCAGCGTGTACGCGCAGTACAGCACCGCCGCCGATCCGCCGGCCGGCATCCTGAGTACCGCCAACTTCGCCACGTTGCGCGATTTCGATCTCACCACCGGGCGCCAGGGCGAAATCGGGGCGAAGCTGCAATCGCAAGACGGGCGCAGTTTCGCCACGCTGGCGGCGTACCGCATCGTGCGCCGCGATCTCGCCATCACCGATCCCGCCAATCCGGGGCAGACCTTGCCGGTCGGCCAGCAATCCGCGCGCGGTGTGGAAGCGTCGTTCGGCTGGCGCCCGTCGGATGCGCTCACCGTTGAAGGCAATCTGGCTTGGGTCGATGCGGCGCTGGATGACTTCTACGAGAACGTCGGTGGCCTGTCGGTGTCGCGTGCGGGCAACCGGCCCACCAACACGCCATCCCGCGTGGGCAACCTGTGGGTGGACTATGCCTTCGATCCCCGCTGGCGCGCAGGCGTGGACCTGCGCGGCGTCTCGTCGCGGCACGCCAACGCCGCGAACACCCTGTCCACTGCCGGCTACGCCACCTGGGGTGCACACGTGGGCTTCGCATGGAACGACAGCACGGAGCTGATCGTGCGCGGCCGCAATCTGGGCGACCGTACCTACGTGGCGTACACGCTGGGCGGCACGATGGTCTATCTCGGCGATCCGCGCAGTTGGGAGATCATCCTGCGCAAGCGGTTCTGA